ttgttttcctcacatTTGTTCATGATACTTCATAATTTGatcatttcacttttattttcagttgatATCTGGTCAGTTGGGTGCATCATGGGAGAATTGGTGAAAGGTTGTGTGATATTCCAAGGCACTGATCGTATCCTTCCCTAGTCATCCTTGAATCCCATTCCACTTCCAACAGAAACACAGTTACTTAGATCTGTATAAAAGTATAAACAATGTTTTCAAGAATATGTTTTACTAGATCCACTGTGCTCTTTGAAATTAGTGTCATTAACCAAATTGTTGagctttccattttattttcttagtagACTACATTTGATGCAATTTATAGTAGTTGAATCCAATGTGTTATGAGCTTCAGCTTTTGTAGTTTAAAAGACAGATCCTGCTAggtttgaaatacagaaaatatactTAACTGCTTTTTTACTCTTGTTCTTTGTAGATAAGTGTTTTAAGCAAAAGCCTACAAAGTTACTTCTTAACTATGCATGGATTTtgcttattatttattttaacagtagACTAATTTTTATTGCACAATTTTTTGAGTTtcaatcagatttttttcttgtttatagCGCTTGCTGGCCAAAGGTGACCTGATGGCAAGCACACTGCATGAgatctttttttattattattatttaacataaaaagaaaacttttctgtaggttcttttttttcccccattttatgagaatttgattttgtatttactttttctATAAGATTGTTATTCTTCCATTTCTCCCTCCAATATTTTTGACCAagatttcatagaatcataatCTGAgaatagtttggattggaaggggcCTGAAaaaccatctagttccaactgcCCTGCCAAGGGCAGTGACAacttcaactagaccaggttgcttcaaaCCCCgtgcagcctggccttgaacacttccagggatggggcaaccacagcttctctggggaaccTGTCTTCATAATTGTACTCCAAGTTTTTTAAGTCAATATAATATTTTTGCTCATTAGCAAGGAGCAACCACCACTAAAACATCAGGTGCCTGTTTACAGATACCTGTGTATCTTATAGAGGAGGACTTCCAATTTTAATGCTAAATTTCATGACAATGATCTTCAACAGTTGATCATGCATTATTTAGTAGTAAAATGACTAAATGTTAAataagtctcttttttttctacctttcttcctttctataCTTATTATTTTACCTTTTGAAGCCTTCAGACCAACCTAACACAATTCTTCATGGATGTTATGTGTCTTTCACCTGCATGTTGTCAGCATGGGCTATTTTGATTTATTCATGaataaatgaaggaaatttTGATCATACTTGTTGAATATGCAAGTTACGGTTTGTGATTCTCTCAGGGTCACTGAAGTTCCACCAGTCTATGTTTCAAGGAGTCTCCTCCTCTGATAGGGCAGTGCTTAGCTGTGCTTAcagggatttttgtttcttgtgagAGTTTCAGTTCTCTTTAATGTGAGATATTGAAAACTCTTTATGTTGTTGAGGCTTTTCCTGAGTGATCACTGCGTTGGTCAGGTTGtcaccttcagctgcaggatTGTCTTGGCAGGGTGGTTTatgggcagtgctgctctgcatggCCATGAAGCTTTCCATTTGTTGAttgtgtttggggtttcttttgttcGGTTGCTTTCTTtaagttaaattttaaaatgtcttagTATTTGGGCATTTAGAGGAGGGAGCTCAGTTCAGCCCATAGCCCAGTGCTTGCCCTTGACTATCTTCCAGAAAACCTACTCTTAGATTCAGCAATTTGTATTTTCCCAGATGGTGGATGGGAGTTTCTGGAATACTTGGCAGCAGTGCTCTGGCTGGAATGAAATGCTCTGCGTTGCCAGGGTGATGGGTACACAGAACCTGCTCCTGACTGTGCTGGGTAGGCCTGAGTTACTACCAGTTGCTGTTGCAGTGGAAGcgagaaatggagaaaaaccaGGGAATGTAGATACTTAAGGTGAAATAATGGAAAAGCCTGGCAGCAGTGGAGTGTTTTTGATGTTCTGTCTGCCCGTATGGAGAAGGAAACTGATTGCCTGACCAATGCAAAAAGCATGAGGGGTATTTGTGCTTTCTTGGGAAAAGTCATGCTTTGTTGTGATTGTAATAAGGACTCTGTTTTCAACTTCTCTTCTTCCAGAGTCCCAAAAGGCACATAGACTTGGAATGGATTAAATGCCTGATTCCTTCTGACCCCGAAGTCTCTAGAATGGGGAGAGTGGCTTTGTCTGAAGGCTGTGAGGTCATTCACAGAGAGCTTACTCTGCCTGCTTTATACTGAAATCCCACTTGAGTTTCTGATAAGAAGCTTATTTTAAGTCCATCCTAtgttgagaatttttttttcaacttttacCATCTGTAAAGCGCTTTGAAACTGAGATACTGGTTTTTGCCCATTTTTACCTCTAAAGTGGGACAGGTCATTAAGTTTTCTGCCCTCCCTGTAGTCTTCTGAGACCTCAATAAACTGTTTATCTGACTAACCAGGCTGCTGTTACTCGAAGGAGAAGCATCTTGAATCTAGGTTGGTGGAGATCTCACAAAAATCAGTTTCTCAGCTAGGAACAAAATTTCCTGATGTAtgttaattttctctttgtgttttgttttagcATGACAGTTAACAATATTCACTTcttaattttgattttgatATAGCTTTTCCATTGGAATGCATTcaataagcaaataaaattttcaatcTTTGTATCAGAAGTCTAAAGTCTTAGCATGGAGCAGTGACTATACATACAATCCTAGTTATATTCTTGACACACTAACTGGAATAGAAGCAcctcagtgtttttaaaatacatcttaatTCAAAGTATAGCATATTTGTTGTTTAGTTGCATAATCTGTCTATGAGAATGGATAGGTTGAAGTGCTAGATTGTGAATTTAGCTATTAATGTTTACAAGGTCAGTGGATAGGCTCTGCTGGAATTGCACATTTTTATCAGGAAAAACTGGAAAGTGTAGATCTGAGTAGACTTAAATATCAGGAATATTAATGCAGTGTCTTCTCACTGTGATAAATGAGCTTTGTTTCCCCAGCTAGGCTGGTTCAGAGCAGGCTCTGGTATCTCTGTAATGAGTGTCACCATGTCTGGGGAAAATGCCTTCACttgagagagggagaagggacagTTCTGAAGAAACATGAGGCACAATTTCAACCTGTGGCTTGTAAATACTgttcttataaaatatttaaattttgaattcAAGAACAGAGTTATCTGGGAGTATTACCACGGTTGATACACTTAAAAGAACCTGGTACAGAACCTTCTGGAATATGGATTTCCTGTTCAGAACTCTTCTGCACCTTTTCTGAagttgaaaaaggaaaagaaaccaacccCACCCAAAcaccaaccaaaaaaagcccccaaccATCCAACTACACCCCTGCAAAACGCTCCAACCCAAAACTTGATTTCCTTAGGAGACAGGTACAAAATTCCTTACTTTGGATGGGATGCATTTGtgctttagggttttttgtgtgtttttctctACCTTCAAGAATTTTCAGTGTTCCTGATGTTATATTGCACTTCAGAAGATTCCACAGCAGCCTTTCTTTTCTGACCTTAGAGTTGTTTTGCTATGGATACAACTGCCAAATAAAGCTTCTTTTGGACTCCAGAGAAGTATTATAATTAGAAAAAGATACTTAAGCATAATGCATTGTGCAGCACTTCCAGCCTGTCCTTCAGATTACAAAATCTGAGTCTTATTTTTGTGTCAGTGTAGCTTTTTGCATGGCAGCTCAGAATACTGCTGATGCTACCATGAAGTTCATCTTTGTGTCCTCTGTTCAAGTTTCCATTAGCTTCTCAGATTTTGTAAGTGGTATTTTTGTAGAGTGCAGACTTCAAATTGTTCAGCTGATTTTCCTAAAGATATGGTGCAGATATTGATCAATGGAATAAAGTTATTGAACAATTAGGAACACCATCAGCAGACTTCATGAAGAAACTGCAGCCTACAGTGAGGAATTATGTAGAAAACAGACCAAAATATCCTGGTATTAAGTTTGAAGAGCTCTTCCCAGACTGGATATTTCCATCAGAATCTGATCGTGACAAGTTAAAAAGTAAGGCgagttttttctctccttttttctatgatgttaatttaaaatgtctgcagcacacttcatttaaaaacctaataaaagtatttattgTAGTAGATGTCAACATTAAAAACTGCatatcttctgtttctttcatttatgACAAATTCTGGAATCTTAGTAGTAGTTACTAAATATGTACTATTTCCCTGTCCCCAGGATTCtgtttaattctgttaattttaatCCATTGAATAATGTCTGTCATTTAATGTTCTCCAAAAGTAATACTTGTTATTGAAATTATTGCTGATCATCTTTTTCTAGTGCATACAGCTCATGTGGGCTATGCTTTATCTTTAGATAATTACTGAGAAAGTAAACCCCCTCCCAACAATCCACCTTATTATATTCTGTagaaaagaagtgaaatgtTGCAGTGCATGTCCTGTGTTCCAGTATTCATTTCCTGTGTCAGACATGAAACTCTACAGCTCTTTTACATGTGTGTTCTTTTCACCTTTACTTTCTAGCCAGCCAAGCTAGAGATTTATTGTCAAAAATGCTTGTAGTAGATCCAGACAAGAGAATTTCTGTAGATGAAGCCTTACGTCATCCGTATATTACTGTCTGGTATGATCCAGCTGAAGCAGAAGCTGTAAGTTTgcaactaaaataaatttttaagatTCCAatttaataactttaaaaatacctttagtTTTAGTCAAGAGCATGCTTTGAACTCATTCATTGGCTAGCAGGAGTCACACAGGAAGCCTTCAGATGAGCGTTAGGGGAAGAATCACCTGAAGaacagctgctggtggggagcTGATATAACTTTGAAAGTGGctgttaatatttaattttagttACAGAAAGAGGTGCCTGTTTGGTGGCACTCCTGGGCTTTTTGAGACAGGGACTTGCTCTAAGGCCCTGTAAAGCATTACAATGAATTTAATTTTGGTTGATGCTTTTAAACAGCCTTTCAGGACTTAAAAGCAGGACTTAAAAGCAAATTCTGGAGTTCTAAAATGAATGTGTCTTTGAGGTATAGGGAATAAACTGCCAACAAGGAAGGTAAAAAACGCTAAAAAAGTTGtcatttttaggttttttagtTAAGATTGGGTGTGTTAACCTGATGTAGTAGACACTATagacttctcttttctttgtagCCTCCACCTCAAATCTATGATGCACAGTTGGAAGAAAGAGAACATGCAATTGAAGAATGGAAAGGTAAGAAGTGAGCATGACAAATTACATTTATTGTCATATCTTGTGTTATTAATGAGTGGCTGCAGCATGTGCTGGATTGTGTAACAGACTGGACCCCACTATTCCAAATAAGCAGTACTGCCTGTggcaacaggaaaagaaatcagtaaTGGAAACATGTTGTGTGGAGTGAATATTACATAGGTGTATGTATGTTCATATATATGTGTAGCATCCTGAAGTCTGTTCaacaaaatgctgcagttttctATTTTCCCTTCCCATTGTAACCTGCATAGCTTTTTCCTTGATAGagagttttctgaaaaagaaacatgcCTCTTCTCAGTGTGCATTATTTAAGCCATATCTCTTGACAATATTTACTAGTTCATTTGTTCTAGAAATCTTAAATAGCAGAAGAGTtctttggtgtgttttttttttctttaatctcatTGCTTATTTATTGACCAAATAGATTAAACTGTTGACTTAAACAAAAGAGTAAACAGCACTGTGGTACTAAAATCAATTCCACCTTACAGTTTTAGTCAAAACCATTAAATGGTGAGGCAGTTAAAATTTTAACATCTGCCATCACAAGACCAAGGGTAATAGACATCTTTTATGACTACTTTGAAAGCTGCTTGCTTTTGTAGAACAGCTTTATAAATTTCAGATATTGATTCTGGCTGATACATACATATATTATCCTTAGGGCATGCCTGCACAGATAGGTAGGCTTCAAATCATCTTTGATTACTGCAAGGTGGAAAAGTAAAATGGATCAGCTAAATCTAATTGAATGCATTTGTAAACATTGTTACTCAGAATTGAGATCTTAATCTATTTAGATACTGTTATCTAAGTTACATTAAGATTCTGGGTATTTACACAAGCTTCTGTGATTTAAGTTacagctctgtatttttctggttGTTGTTCAGGTATCCTAAGTTGTCCTTGATTAGTAAATGAGGGTTTTCATGCAATATTTTAACTGTTTACCTTCTTCAAAATATCCAGATTTTCCTCCATACATCCATGGAAATGGTTCTTCAAGAATaaatattatgtattattttgTTATCAAAGTAAAATTTCCAGGGAGGTTTCCATAGAATCATATTTTGAAtccaaatctgatttttaattttttttttttttacagttaatATTAGTGCATTGTAGGTATACATAAAATTTTGGGGTGggatatttgttatttttaagtgGACAGCTATCCTATTTATATAATATGTTGATTTTGGTACAGTCCTGATGTCTTTCTGTGATGCTTGATGAAATCTGTATAATTCTCTTATTGCTGTAGGgctggaaagagggaaaataaataccTCTGCTGTTCTACTTCCAGACTGACTCTTAACCATTTCCTTGTACCTTGATACAAATGTGAATTGTATGCAAATCCTCTGTGATTTTACagtgctttttctgtctcttctctctttcctcccaCCATTCTCTCATAAGAATTAATATACAAAGAAGTTATGGATTGGGAAGAAAGGAGCAAGAATGGTGTGGTAAAAGATCAGCCCTCAGGTTAGTCATTGTTTCAGTAGTTCTGTGACTGTCACACATAGTGCTGGTCTATGAATGAAGAAATCCTGTTTAATAATGCAGGTAGGCaaagtttttgttgtttgggacTCTTGAGACGGATCTGCCTTTGGAACTCCATGTGCTCTGATTTTTAATTGTTACGAACTTGTAGAAAAAGTTCATTAGTCTTGTGTGTGCGACACCCTGAGCTGCCTTCTCCCCAAAGGGCTCAGTCATCAAATGAAGTTATCAGCACCACGTTACTTCATCTGGTGCTCAGGTAACTTCTGTGCTGAATGCTGTTCTGTGGCTCAGCATGAACCCCTTTCCTGCAGGGTTAAACAGCCTTGGGCTCCCTCAGGATACTGAACAGTGCAAAGTATTTGTGCCCATGATTGAATCCTtgtgtttgctgctgttctCACGGCTCAGTAATCAGAATATTGTGCTGTCTTTTATTAACTCTATCTGTTAGATTTCTTGACACTCAAGTCACTCTTCACACTATACATTGTtagttttttctccctttcctccacagagagggagagaaataaaaatctcttaaaaGGTCACCTTGGCTTTTGAGTGCTGGGGCCCTTAgtgcttgtttttctccttttttattaattccttGATTTTCTATGGATTTCTGTGGGGAAAgtgctgctcacagcccagaagcGTAGTTATTTGTGACTGTAATATTGTCTTGCCTCAGATTTTattatgtttggttttcttaGCACAGATGCAGCAGTGAATAGCAACACCAGTCCTTCCCAGTCATCTTCTATCAATGACATTTCATCCATGTCAACAGAGCAAACATTGGCCTCAGACACAGACAGCAGCCTGGATGCCTTGACAGGACCCCTCGAAGGATGTCGATGATCAGCCATGACTGCAGACTTGACTTTGGAAAAGAACTCTTGTTTCCATTGGGCCTGAATTGCTTGTGAGTTAATGGAACCAAGTAGAAAAACTCCATGTTCTGCATGTTCTGCTGAAGTAAtgcctgttgtttttttttactcaGTTGTTATGAAATTGCCTGCTTAATGTTGTAGAATGAAAGCAAATCAATGTctaaagaacaaaagaaaattaaatttagacACTCTTATaggcttttctttgtttcagccTATTTCAGGTGAGCAGTTATAATAGACTTTTAGCCAATAACTCCTCTTGAGTGGGTTCATCAATCCCAGTCCAGCTGGCAGGCTTCTGTGACACAGTGGTTGTTTACATTTTAGTACAGTATTGCTCGTTGGTAGGCTTTCTGAATGTATAGTCCCTATGAAGTTTGTTTTAATGTGTGGCTGTGGCAGTTTGCTTTATATAACGACTGGAATGTTGTGTGTAAGTGTGAGCTCACATGTGGAACACTCTCAGTACTATGTTTAAAGGGCAGTTTTTCTTCCACATAGCacgttttttttcttttttctttttatatcaaACCCTTTCTATCTTCACTTTTCAGCAATTCTCTCTTCTTGTAGAAGAGATAAATGTGAAGTTTAAAGCATAAAGCCATTACTTTGTATTTCACCTGAGTGTCTCTaactttttcagtcttttaaatGTGGATGGAAGATACAGTGGCTTAAATAAATCTTGAGGAAGGATGAGTGACTTTTCTGTGAAGCAGTGCCTGTTTGGAAGAGAACAGTGTGCtaaaatgttctgtattttctaGCTTGTGATACTCATCCTTTAACAAAcataaacagaaaaggaaattttgtctATGATGCTCTTCATTCACTGCAAACTGATAAAAGGAGAGGTGACTTGGAGAGACTTGCAGCCTCAAATAGctgcataaatattttccattttttttaatgggtcCATTCTATCCAGTGagtaattaaagaaataaaagtacaGTAGTTCTGAGTCACTTGTAAATTAAGTATTTAGTTAACAGAGCTTAGCTCTATTCTCACCTTAGGAAACCCTCTATTTgtactgagaagaaaaatgtgtttaatacGTCTTTTCTAAACGCAGTGTGAGACGAGGAGGAGGTTATTTGCTGCTTCCATACAGATTTATCAATACAGTTTTCAGAATCAGATAATACAAAATTGCCTGTTACATTGCACAATCTGTTGAAttagaaaatgcatttgcagtAGAATAGGGCTTAAATTGCTTTATAACACACACTTGTGACTTTGTGCACGTTCACTTTGGAGTGCACAGGTGTGAAATTTTGCTAAAGGATCtcatgtgtgcatgtgtgtgacTGAACTGTAGAACTGTAAGAGTAATAGACATGTACAAGGTGAGGTAAAACACCACTTTCTTAAAGGCACTATATTTAGCTGTTGATCAGATACTCTTGTCTTGAATGTATAAATAGAACCTGTAACATATACTGGCCCAGCCAGCCACTGCATTACTGACATACTTCCCTTGTAAAACACAACTGTCCATTGTTCCAGACCTCATGTCTAGAAAAGCAGCACTTTCTCCTTATGCAAATACtgcttttatattaatttttgcCCCTTTTTAATAGCTTAATTTGCTGTAGCAAAAATACCAAGATTTTAATGTCCCAGAagattggggggaaaaaaaaaaaagtagttaaCTTTGGAATTATTCTGGCATCtctggtttttaaaattctgtttaattgAATTGCAAGATATTGAGGcttgtgttttttcttattgtttGGTTATAAACCTATGGATAACTTACTCTGATCTTTGGATACTGACAGtatatgtgaaatatttttagtgcATTCTCGTCACTggagaaacatttaaaaatacctatttaCCATATAGCAGAACAGTACAGTTTGCTGttcatttgcctttttcagTCCTTGTTATTTGTGTAAGTTAAAATAGCTGACGACACCTTCTCACAGCAAACAATTAGTGATTCATTACCAAAGTCATCTGctggatttcatttttcaggACTTCTAAATTTTTCAGCTGAAGGTGCACTGTTCTATGTTCATTTTAACAGTTTCTGCTTTAGAAGActtaaatctttatttctttttccccatgtGATTTGAATATTTGCAGAGTTGAGTTTTTCCTGTTGGACTTGGGCTGCTCAGCACAATGgagggttggaccagatgacctccaggtctcttccaacctaaattattctgtgattcaaattgtcttttaatgtttttaacaAAACTGTCCTGTCTTCATTACTGGAACTGACCTTCTCCTAGTACATACACTTAGCGTGAATATATACTCATGGCACAAGACAAGAAACCCCAACCTTGAGATTAACTGAGTTTATTTGTAAATCTTGTAGGAAAAGCTGTCTCAtacctaaattttttttttaatgtcttcttGCTATGGTATACATTGAAGCTTAATTACAGAATGCCTTCAGAGCATGCATGAAATGTCTGTGGGTATTGTGGATTTTGACTCCACTTTAATTCAAAACCAAATTGCAAGTGCAcatggatttccagaggacacaTATGCAGACAATACACAAAAGCAGCCAGATGCATGCTGCAGTTCCCAGGTTATCCCAGAGTGTACATGCAGGCCTTCAGTGCACTGCATGCAGCTTTTCCCCATATCCCTGTTCCTGACTGCAGGGGAAATTCAGTGCCAGGTTTGTGGCATGGTTGTCAATGCCACAAGAACCTCCTCactgatggaaaacaaaatgcaatgTAACTTGACAGGGGTTTAAAAATAAGGAGAGTTTGGTGTGCAATATAATCACTTTTATTCCTAATACTAAAATTATGTATGTAAAGTGATGCAATTGACCATTGTTTTGCACTTTggcatttataaatatttatatgtatttaaagattatgtgtgtgtatacatatatattaagGAAACAGCTCAGTTTTGTAAACATGAATGTTACTTTCCTTTGAGAGACTTTGTATAGTGTTACCACTGCTGCAGCATACATAGACAATTTATGAACTATGACTAAAATAAATGGTGGTCAACATAGATACAATCTGTAATCTTAACTGCTCacctgaaaaagaaagggatCTTTGGCTGTCAATAGATACTTTACCAGAAACTTTACTTAAACATCTGAACACTGAGTAGCTGAATGGCATTGCAGAAATGGAGTATGTTTTAAACAGTTAATTTTATCTGTGCTTATATAATTTCTCCTCAAAAAAGCCTTAGAAAGAGAAGCTTGGCATTTTGAAATCTGGGTAAGCAGCCTGTAAGTGTGCTTTGAGGAAATACTGTGATATGATAAGTGTAGGTCAAAATTAAGGCTTTGTCTGCATGGATCATAAAAACTAAACTAGTCTAAGGACTGGAAACTACAGTTTGCAAACAGCCTTTGAAGTTTTGTAATGTTTCCTGCAGGGGCTTGCATTTTCTtgtcaaaaaaatgaaaaactcaACATTGACTAGAAATTAACTAGTTGGTTGGAGAGTTTCAAAAGCCGTTAGGAACCAGAGTGCTCttgaggttttggttttttttacatccAAACAGAGCATATATGTTTATtccaaattaattaaaagaaaaaagcgATTCCATatgtttaattttcctttcttaaaggAAGGACCTTAAGTGCTAAATCGCTTTCCTTAAAGTTACAATTTTATGAATGAAGTAGGATTTCTCTGTTCCAAATGTAGCTGACATATGGAGTCTCCAAGGATGGGCTGGGTGAGCCTTGTGTTGTCACAAGGGCCTCCCTCCACTTGGGAGTGAGCTCGGAGGTCACAGCTCCAGGTGCAGACAAACCTTTGTGGTTGTTGGGGAGCACGGGTTCAgccttgcagcagcagagggtgTTTGGGTAAATGCTGAGCTGCCTTTGTCTGCATATTCTACATGTGTTGTATGGATTCTATCAGGGCTTGATGCTAAACGTAGTGAGACCATATACTGGGAACCAGATTCTTTCCTGGGATGTGTGTTGTGTAATTCCTGCTCAAAACTGGTTTTGATCCAGGGACACCTGCACCCAGATGCAGAATTTGGACTTGAGTTCTATAATGAATCTAgtgatttctttgcttttccagagtgtcttgaattattttttataacaTGTTGAAATATGACAAAAAAAGTGTATTCTGGCtcattattttacatattttagaTTGTCTTTTACATGAGTaatgttttaaaagcttcttaCACAAGTTGTCAaatcagttttggtttttgccCACTCTGCATGCTAAAATAATGTCTGGAGCTAAAATAATGTTTGAAGTAAACCATCTTTTCTCATATTAGCTTTGGAGGAAAGTGGAGAGATAACCattgtttctgtttgtgttttataaaatgattatttttgtAGCTAAAATTTCAGTTGTTGGATTTCAGTCCCACAGTGTTGCTTTGTGGATATTATTTTTCTGGGTCCGCTATTTCAAACATGTGTATAACGTGTCCAGTATAAAATTAAACTAATAAAATGCACTCTTCTGCAATTTGTTATTGAAAAGATGGCAAATCATTTTGGTCCaagaattcaaaacaaaatagagaaaaatccATTTAGCTATTTAAGTTTATTCCTTGATGctgctgcttatttttttaaaaggtgcttGCAGTTTTGCACAAAAGAAATCAACTTTATTAATTGCTGGGTTTAAGCACTTTAGGATTCTTCTAAATACAACCATATATGGTgtgaaaaggaatgaaaacatgCTTAATGTGTTTAAATTTTAGTTGCAGTCTTTGCTATTCTGATAGAGTTGATCAGCATGTTTCTTTAAACCTGTTTTCAGAGATTTGAAATAAGAAACTTTTTGGGGGCTGAAATTTAACACATGGTAAGAGATCATTTGAGAAATACCTTCTGAGTGGGTCACTTGATTGGCAGTGTGACTACCTGGCCATCTATTTGATAAAGACACAGCAATGTCTGTTCCTGTAGCAAGGGCAGCTCACTGTGAGCACTaggattcctttttttaaacaaataaacttTTCTTAACTCTTGGCTATGCATCATAAAGTAGTTGTATATGCTGTGGTGA
Above is a window of Corvus moneduloides isolate bCorMon1 chromosome 15, bCorMon1.pri, whole genome shotgun sequence DNA encoding:
- the MAPK9 gene encoding mitogen-activated protein kinase 9 isoform X1, producing MTDSKCDSQFYSVQVADSTFTVLKRYQQLKPIGSGAQGIVCAAFDTVLGINVAVKKLSRPFQNQTHAKRAYRELVLLKCVNHKNIISLLNVFTPQKSLEEFQDVYLVMELMDANLCQVIHMELDHERMSYLLYQMLCGIKHLHSAGIIHRDLKPSNIVVKSDCTLKILDFGLARTACTNFMMTPYVVTRYYRAPEVILGMGYKENVDIWSVGCIMGELVKGCVIFQGTDHIDQWNKVIEQLGTPSADFMKKLQPTVRNYVENRPKYPGIKFEELFPDWIFPSESDRDKLKTSQARDLLSKMLVVDPDKRISVDEALRHPYITVWYDPAEAEAPPPQIYDAQLEEREHAIEEWKELIYKEVMDWEERSKNGVVKDQPSDAAVNSNTSPSQSSSINDISSMSTEQTLASDTDSSLDALTGPLEGCR